From a single Candidatus Cetobacterium colombiensis genomic region:
- a CDS encoding GNAT family N-acetyltransferase has product MKIVHDEKSSAFYVFENNLEIGELLYSIKEDNLIKLNSTWIEEDYRNQNLAITLTEAFIEFAKSKNLKIIPICSFSKVYFKRNYEKHHEILAPLK; this is encoded by the coding sequence ATGAAAATTGTTCATGATGAAAAAAGTTCAGCATTTTATGTATTTGAAAATAATTTAGAAATTGGTGAATTACTTTATTCAATAAAAGAAGATAATTTAATAAAATTAAACTCAACATGGATTGAAGAAGATTATCGTAATCAAAATTTAGCCATAACTTTAACAGAAGCTTTTATTGAATTTGCAAAATCTAAGAACTTAAAGATTATTCCAATTTGTTCATTCTCAAAAGTTTACTTTAAAAGAAACTATGAAAAACATCACGAAATCTTGGCACCTTTAAAATAA